In the Thermomicrobiales bacterium genome, TGACGGTTCGAGCATCATGATGGTATGACTACCGTGACGCTGGGCCGTTGGCCGGTTGCGGTGGTTGGCGCACAACCACGCGCAAGCGCAACGGTATGGGGAAAAGCGTCGTTGGGGGATGGTGTAGCTCCACGTATCGCGGACGAATCCAATGCTGTCCGAGACGGCAGCGAGCGTCGCGAGGTCACGCTGGTCGATATAGCCAGCGGCTTCGGGCTCGCCTTGGCACATCCGTCACGACAGACAGCTTCCGAAAGATTCAGTCTCCCGCCCAAGCCACATCAGCGACGGAGGTAGAGGACTGGAGTAAACGAACAAACACGCACAAGCGCTCATGCTGCAATGCACGCTTCAGAACAACGTTACTGGCACAGAACGGCATCGCCGTCCTGATGGAGGATTTTCATGGATCGGTTCTTCAGCAAGTTGGACCTGCGCGATATCAAGATCGACCCGGAAGCGAAGTTCCCGCCGGATGGCGACTCCCTCGCAGAAGCTGACTACAGCGATAATCACGCGAGTTGGGACGACGCCGAGAATGCCGGCGCGGCGACAACCCAGACGATCGTCAAGGTTGAGCAGCGCAACGGCGAAGTCCTGAAGGTATCCGCGCGTTCCCGGCCCAGCGCCGTCGCTGGCGCAATCGCGGGCGTCGTACGCGAGTCCGGGCGAGCCGAGGTGCAAGCCATCGGCGCCGGGGCCACGAATCAGGCAGTCAAGGCGGTTGCGATCGCGCGTGACTACCTCCAGGAAACCGGCATCGAGGCGATCTGCCTCCCCGCCTTCATCGACGTCACGATCGACAATGAGGACCGCACGGCCATCCGACTGATCGTTGAGCCGCGATAGGGCGCGTTCCGGTGACAAGCCCGCGTCCTCGCCGGGCGGATTTTCACACTCATTCGACGGCATCCGACGGAACTCTCGCCCCCGCCGATCTGGTTTACCAGGCCTCCCGGCGGGGGCTCACTATTCTGGCGTTGACCGATCACGACACGACGCTCGGGCTGGCTCCGGCGATGGCGGCCGCTGCCGACCTGGGCATCAGGCTGATCCCGGGGATCGAGCTATCGACCGATGTCGAGCACGGCGAGATCCATATCCTCGGGTACGGTATCGACCCGGCCGACGCCACGCTCCAGACGACACTGGCGACCTTACGACAGGCGCGCGAGTCTCGCATCGACCGGATGGTGGCGCAGCTGCGGTCTATCGGCATCACCCTGAACCGGGATGCGATCCAGCCAAACACGCCCGGCGGATCGATTGGCCGCCCACATGTCGCGCGCGCAATGGTTGACGCTGGCTATGTTACGTCTGTCCCGGAAGCATTCGCGCGCTTCATCGGCAATGGCAGACCAGGCTATGTTCCCTCGCAACGGCTGACACCAGCCGAAGCAGTCCGCCTCATCGTCGCCGCGGGCGGGCTGGCCTTCCACGCCCACCCGCTGACGTCGCCCCTCTTCCCAGGCAATCTGGACGATCTCATCGCCGCGGGGCTGGCCGGCCTCGAGGCATATTATGGTGAGTACACTCCATCCCAATGCAAGCGGCTCGCCGCGATCGGGCGGGCGCACAGGCTGCTCCTCAGCGGCGGGAGTGACTACCACGGCGACCAGCTCAAGCACGGGCGCGACCTCGGCGAGGTAGACATCCCCGATCGTGTGACGCAGGCGTTGCTCGCGGCACTCGCCGCTCGCACGCGGCACGGGCTGAGTTGAGGCGTTCTTCGACTCTGCTAGACTGCCGCGCATACTCGTTAGCTCGGTCATCTCCGACCGGCGATCTGCCCGCCACGACGACAATCGCCTCCAGAATGGATCAGCTTCGCTGTGCATGAGGGAATCGACAACGAATCGACGCTGCCTGCCGGGCCAGTTGCCGCGATTGTCGTTGCGGCCGGCTCGGGCACACGCTTCGGTGACAGTGAGAAGATCTTTCTCGATCTGGCGGGCCGGCCGCTTCTACTCTGGTCAGTGGAGCGCCTGGCTCGGCACCGGACAATTGAACAGGTGGTCGTGGTTCTCGGCGTACACACCCACGACCGCGGGAGAATGCTGCTCGATAGCGCAGGACTGACAGGTGTTGTGACCTGCGCTGGCGGCGCGACCCGGGCGGACTCCGCGCGATCCGGACTGGCGCGCCTGCCTGACGCCGGCATCATCCTCGTCCACGATGCTGCCCGTCCCTTGCTGGACGCTACACTGATCGACCGGGTCATCGCCGCCGCTCGCCAGACCGGCGCTGCGATCCCGGTCATCCCGGTCAGCGACACCCTGCACCGGAGAGCGGACAGGGGTGTCTCTGGCGGGGTTGTCGATCGAGACTCGCTGGCGGCCGCGCAGACACCCCAGGCTGCGCGGCGCGACTGGCTCGCGAACGCGCTCAGTCACACCGGCCAGTCAACCGACGAAGGGGGCATGTTGCAGCAGGCTGGATATCCTGTCGCGCTGGTGGCCGGGGACACACGCAACCTGAAAATCACCTGGCCAATCGACCTCGTCATCGCGCGAGCGATCATGGCTGCCGGAGAGGAGGCTGAATGATTCGCGTCGGTATCGGCTACGATATTCATCGCTATGCCGCCGGCCGGCGCATGGTGCTCTGCGGAGTGGAGTTCCTCGACGAGGAGGGGCTCGAAGGTCATTCCGACGCCGACGCAGCGCTGCACGCCGTGACCGACGCGATTCTCGGCGCGGCCGGCATGGGCGACATCGGGGACCACTTCCCGCCGGGTGTTGAGGCGTGGCGCGACGCCGATAGCGGCCGGCTGCTGGAACTGGCGATCGACATCGTTCGATCGCGCTTCACGTTGGTGAATATCGACCTGACGATCATCGGCGAGCGCCCCAAGGTGGCGCCCCGCCGCGCCGACATGCGCATACGACTAGCAACGCTCACGGGATTGCCGGCCGAGCGTGTCAACATCAAGGCAACGACGAACGAACAACTGGGGGCGATTGGCCGCGGCGAAGGGCTCGCCGCGCTGGCCGTCGCGCTGCTGGAGGAGCGGACAGGGACATGAGAGCGGTCGTCCAGCGAGTGCGACGGGCGTCGGTCAATGTCGGCGACGAGCGAGTTGCGGAAATCGGCCACGGGCTGTTGGTCCTGCTCGGCGTCCACACCGGGGATACTGCGGCGGAAGGACGACAACTGGCCGCGAAGATCGCCAACCTGCGGATCTTTGCCGATGAGGCCGGCAAGATGAATCTTTCAGCGCTCGATCTGGGGCTGGAGATCCTCGTTGTCTCTCAGTTCACCCTCTATGGCGATGTTCGCAAAGGGCGTCGTCCGTCGTTTGTCACCGCTGCGCCGCCCGATATTGCCTCGCCGTTGGTCGATCTCGTCGCCGCCGAGTGTCGGGCATTCGGGCTGGCGGTTTCCACCGGTGTTTTCGGAGCTGAGATGCAGATCGGGCTCGTCAACGACGGGCCAGTGACGATCTGGATCGACACCACCAACCTCCCTCGCTAACAGGAAGACCGGGGGCAACAACCGATGACGCGCGACGATGAACAACCCGATGCTGGGGCCGACGATCTTCCTGAGTGGCTTCGTGAGAAGCCAGGCGCCGCTGGCGACATCAACCTGCCGGACTGGCTCGATATGCCGGAGGATGAGGACGAGCTCGACCTCGCCCGCGACCGTCAGCCGCCCGATATCGCCGTCCCGCGAGTCTCGCCGGCCTGGGTCGTGCGCGAACCCGCATCTGAGGATTCGCCGTTGCCGCCGAGCGGGCCGGCCAATGTCATGCCCCGATCCCGGCGACTGTTGCCGGGAATCGCGCTCGCGGCAGTGTTGATCATCGTGATGCTACTCGTCGGTTGGCAGCTTCTCGCGTGACAGTCGGCGATCTTTCGGCGCGAGGATTAGCGCTGGTCATCGATATCGCCGACGACGCACTCCGCGGTGTTCTCCTGGCGCGCGTCGAGGGGCAGGCTCGATTCATCACGTCTGCACGATGCGAGCGACACCCATCACTCTCCGCGACGGTTGAGCTTCTGTCGGAGCAGCTGGCCATCCAGACAGGTCTCGCCGTCGCGGATATCCAGAGGGATCCACTCTTCGTCTCTACGAACCCCGACGATCTGACCAATCGGTCGCTAGCCGTCTCCGATCGCCTGTCGATCATCGAGCAGTCCTGCGCGGCAGCCGCTCAGATACGTGACGAGCCAGTCGGGTATCTCGAATCGCGGCTCGCAGATGGACAAGTCGTCGTCGTTCGCGCGACCCCATCGGGCCGGCCAGAAATCCATACGAAACCGGTTTCAGCGCCAAGGCCCGGCGATCCGTCCGCTGCGCTCGCGGCTCAGATCGAAGAGATCCGCCTCGTGTGGAGGGCAACCGGTGGGGGCGTCGGCCTGCTCATCGCCGGTGAGCCATTCTTGACCATGGAACCCAGCCTCGTGTTGCTGACGCTGGCTGACAGCGTTGTTCCAGCCAGCGAGCAGAT is a window encoding:
- a CDS encoding stage V sporulation protein S — its product is MVKVEQRNGEVLKVSARSRPSAVAGAIAGVVRESGRAEVQAIGAGATNQAVKAVAIARDYLQETGIEAICLPAFIDVTIDNEDRTAIRLIVEPR
- the ispD gene encoding 2-C-methyl-D-erythritol 4-phosphate cytidylyltransferase; this translates as MHEGIDNESTLPAGPVAAIVVAAGSGTRFGDSEKIFLDLAGRPLLLWSVERLARHRTIEQVVVVLGVHTHDRGRMLLDSAGLTGVVTCAGGATRADSARSGLARLPDAGIILVHDAARPLLDATLIDRVIAAARQTGAAIPVIPVSDTLHRRADRGVSGGVVDRDSLAAAQTPQAARRDWLANALSHTGQSTDEGGMLQQAGYPVALVAGDTRNLKITWPIDLVIARAIMAAGEEAE
- a CDS encoding PHP domain-containing protein; its protein translation is MTSPRPRRADFHTHSTASDGTLAPADLVYQASRRGLTILALTDHDTTLGLAPAMAAAADLGIRLIPGIELSTDVEHGEIHILGYGIDPADATLQTTLATLRQARESRIDRMVAQLRSIGITLNRDAIQPNTPGGSIGRPHVARAMVDAGYVTSVPEAFARFIGNGRPGYVPSQRLTPAEAVRLIVAAGGLAFHAHPLTSPLFPGNLDDLIAAGLAGLEAYYGEYTPSQCKRLAAIGRAHRLLLSGGSDYHGDQLKHGRDLGEVDIPDRVTQALLAALAARTRHGLS
- the ispF gene encoding 2-C-methyl-D-erythritol 2,4-cyclodiphosphate synthase, translating into MIRVGIGYDIHRYAAGRRMVLCGVEFLDEEGLEGHSDADAALHAVTDAILGAAGMGDIGDHFPPGVEAWRDADSGRLLELAIDIVRSRFTLVNIDLTIIGERPKVAPRRADMRIRLATLTGLPAERVNIKATTNEQLGAIGRGEGLAALAVALLEERTGT
- the dtd gene encoding D-aminoacyl-tRNA deacylase encodes the protein MRAVVQRVRRASVNVGDERVAEIGHGLLVLLGVHTGDTAAEGRQLAAKIANLRIFADEAGKMNLSALDLGLEILVVSQFTLYGDVRKGRRPSFVTAAPPDIASPLVDLVAAECRAFGLAVSTGVFGAEMQIGLVNDGPVTIWIDTTNLPR